One segment of Macaca fascicularis isolate 582-1 chromosome 4, T2T-MFA8v1.1 DNA contains the following:
- the BRD2 gene encoding bromodomain-containing protein 2 isoform X2: MDMGTIKRRLENNYYWAASECMQDFNTMFTNCYIYNKPTDDIVLMAQTLEKIFLQKVASMPQEEQELVVTIPKNSHKKGAKLAALQGSVTSAHQVPAISSVSHAALYTPPPEIPTTVLNIPHPSVISSPLLKSLHSAGPPLLAVTAAPPAQPLAKKKGVKRKADTTTPTPTAILAPGSPASPPGSLEPKAARLPPMRRESGRPIKPPRKDLPDSQQQHQSSKKGKLSEQLKHCNGILKELLSKKHAAYAWPFYKPVDASALGLHDYHDIIKHPMDLSTVKRKMENRDYRDAQEFAADVRLMFSNCYKYNPPDHDVVAMARKLQDVFEFRYAKMPDEPLEPGPLPVSTAMPPGLAKSSSESSSEESSSESSSEEEEEEDEDDEEEEEESESSDSEEERAHRLAELQEQLRAVHEQLAALSQGPISKPKRKREKKEKKKKRKAEKHRGRAGADEDDKGPRAPRPPQPKKSKKASGSGGGSAALGPSGFGPSGGSGTKLPKKATKTAPPALPTGYDSEEEEESRPMSYDEKRQLSLDINKLPGEKLGRVVHIIQAREPSLRDSNPEEIEIDFETLKPSTLRELERYVLSCLRKKPRKPYTIKKPVGKTKEELALEKKRELEKRLQDVSGQLNSTKKPPKKVNEKTESSSAQQVAVSRLSASSSSSDSSSSSSSSSSSDTSDSDSG; this comes from the exons ATGGACATGGGTACTATTAAGAGGAGACTTGAAAACAATTATTATTGGGCTGCCTCAGAGTGTATGCAAGATTTTAATACCATGTTCACCAACTGTTACATTTACAACAAG CCCACTGATGATATTGTCCTAATGGCACAAACTCTGGAAAAGATCTTCCTACAGAAAGTTGCATCAATGCCACAAGAAGAACAAGAACTGGTGGTGACCATCCCTAAGAACAGCCACAAGAAGGGGGCCAAGTTGGCAG cACTCCAGGGCAGTGTTACCAGTGCCCATCAGGTGCCTGCCATCTCTTCTGTGTCACACGCAGCCCTGTATACTCCCCCACCTGAGATACCTACCACTGTCCTCAACATTCCCCACCCATCAGTCATTTCCTCTCCACTTCTCAAGTCCCTGCACTCTGCTGGACCCCCGCTCCTTGCTGTTACTGCAGCTCCTCCAGCCCAGCCTCTTGCCAAG AAAAAAGGTGTAAAGCGGAAAGCAGATACTACCACCCCTACACCTACAGCCATCCTGGCTCCTGGTTCTCCAGCTAGCCCTCCTGGGAGTCTTGAGCCTAAAGCAGCACGGCTTCCCCCTATGCGTAGAGAGAGTGGTCGCCCCATCAAGCCCCCACGCAAAGACTTGCCTGACTCTCAGCAACAACACCAGAGCTCTAAGAAAGGAAAGCTTTCAGAACAATTAAAACATTGCAATGGCATTTTGAAGGAGTTACTCTCTAAGAAGCATGCTGCCTATGCTTGGCCTTTCTATAAACCAGTGGATGCTTCTGCACTTGGCCTGCATGACTACCATGACATCATTAAGCACCCCATGGACCTCAGCACTGTCAAG CGGAAGATGGAGAACCGTGATTACCGGGATGCACAGGAGTTTGCTGCTGATGTACGGCTTATGTTCTCCAACTGCTATAAGTACAATCCCCCAGATCACGATGTTGTGGCAATGGCACGAAAGCTTCAG GATGTATTTGAGTTCCGTTATGCCAAGATGCCAGATGAACCACTGGAACCAGGGCCTTTACCAGTCTCTACTGCCATGCCCCCTGGCTTGGCCAAATCATCTTCAGAGTCCTCCAGTGAGGAAAGTAGCAGTGAGAGCTCctctgaggaagaggaggaggaagatgaggacgacgaggaggaagaagaagagagtgAAAGCTCAGACTCAGAGGAAGAAAGGGCTCATCGGTTAGCAGAACTACAGGAACAG CTTCGGGCAGTGCACGAACAACTGGCTGCTCTGTCCCAGGGTCCAATATCTAAGcccaagaggaaaagagagaaaaaagagaaaaagaagaaacggAAGGCAGAGAAGCATCGAGGCCGAGCTGGGGCCGATGAAGATGACAAGGGGCCTCGGGCaccccgcccacctcagcccaaGAAGTCCAAGAAAGCAAGTGGCAGTGGGGGTGGCAGTGCTGCTTTAGGCCCTTCTGGCTTTGGACCTTCTGGAGGAAGTGGCACCAA GCTCCCCAAAAAGGCCACAAAGACAGCCCCACCTGCCCTGCCTACAGGTTATGattcagaggaggaggaagagagcaggCCCATGAGTTACGATGAGAAGCGGCAGCTGAGCCTGGACATCAACAAATTACCTGGGGAGAAGCTGGGCCGAGTTGTGCATATAATCCAAGCCAGGGAGCCCTCTTTACGTGATTCAAACCCAGAAGAGATTGAGATTGATTTTGAAACACTCAAGCCATCCACACTTAGAGAGCTTGAGCGCTATGTCCTTTCCTGCCTGCGTAAGAAACCCCGGAAGCCCTACA CCATTAAGAAGCCTGTGGGAAAGACAAAGGAGGAACTAGCTTTGGAGAAAAAGCGGGAATTAGAAAAGCGGTTACAAGATGTCAGCGGACAGCTCAATTCCACTAAAAAGCCCCCCAAGAAAG TGAATGAGAAAACAGAGTCATCCTCTGCACAGCAAGTAGCAGTGTCACGCCTTAGCGCTTCCAGCTCCAGCTCAGATTCCAGCTCCTCCTCTTCATCGTCGTCCTCTTCAGACACCAGTGATTCAGACTCAGGCTAA
- the BRD2 gene encoding bromodomain-containing protein 2 isoform X1, producing the protein MLQNVTPHNKLPGEGNAGLLGLGPEAAAPGKRIRKPSLLYEGFESPTMASVPALQLTPANPPPPEVSNPKKPGRVTNQLQYLHKVVMKALWKHQFAWPFRQPVDAVKLGLPDYHKIIKQPMDMGTIKRRLENNYYWAASECMQDFNTMFTNCYIYNKPTDDIVLMAQTLEKIFLQKVASMPQEEQELVVTIPKNSHKKGAKLAALQGSVTSAHQVPAISSVSHAALYTPPPEIPTTVLNIPHPSVISSPLLKSLHSAGPPLLAVTAAPPAQPLAKKKGVKRKADTTTPTPTAILAPGSPASPPGSLEPKAARLPPMRRESGRPIKPPRKDLPDSQQQHQSSKKGKLSEQLKHCNGILKELLSKKHAAYAWPFYKPVDASALGLHDYHDIIKHPMDLSTVKRKMENRDYRDAQEFAADVRLMFSNCYKYNPPDHDVVAMARKLQDVFEFRYAKMPDEPLEPGPLPVSTAMPPGLAKSSSESSSEESSSESSSEEEEEEDEDDEEEEEESESSDSEEERAHRLAELQEQLRAVHEQLAALSQGPISKPKRKREKKEKKKKRKAEKHRGRAGADEDDKGPRAPRPPQPKKSKKASGSGGGSAALGPSGFGPSGGSGTKLPKKATKTAPPALPTGYDSEEEEESRPMSYDEKRQLSLDINKLPGEKLGRVVHIIQAREPSLRDSNPEEIEIDFETLKPSTLRELERYVLSCLRKKPRKPYTIKKPVGKTKEELALEKKRELEKRLQDVSGQLNSTKKPPKKVNEKTESSSAQQVAVSRLSASSSSSDSSSSSSSSSSSDTSDSDSG; encoded by the exons ATGCTGCAAAACGTGACCCCTCACAACAA GCTCCCTGGGGAAGGGAATGCAGGGTTGCTGGGGCTGGGCCCAGAAGCAGCGGCACCAGGGAAAAGGATTCGAAAACCCTCCCTCTTGTATGAGGGATTTGAGAGCCCCACAATGGCTTCGGTGCCTGCTTTGCAACTGACCCCTGCCAACCCACCACCCCCGGAGGTGTCCAATCCCAAAAAGCCAGGACGAGTTACCAACCAGCTGCAATACCTACACAAGGTAGTGATGAAGGCTCTGTGGAAACATCAGTTTGCATGGCCATTCCGGCAGCCTGTGGATGCTGTCAAACTGGGTCTACCG GATtatcacaaaattataaaacagccTATGGACATGGGTACTATTAAGAGGAGACTTGAAAACAATTATTATTGGGCTGCCTCAGAGTGTATGCAAGATTTTAATACCATGTTCACCAACTGTTACATTTACAACAAG CCCACTGATGATATTGTCCTAATGGCACAAACTCTGGAAAAGATCTTCCTACAGAAAGTTGCATCAATGCCACAAGAAGAACAAGAACTGGTGGTGACCATCCCTAAGAACAGCCACAAGAAGGGGGCCAAGTTGGCAG cACTCCAGGGCAGTGTTACCAGTGCCCATCAGGTGCCTGCCATCTCTTCTGTGTCACACGCAGCCCTGTATACTCCCCCACCTGAGATACCTACCACTGTCCTCAACATTCCCCACCCATCAGTCATTTCCTCTCCACTTCTCAAGTCCCTGCACTCTGCTGGACCCCCGCTCCTTGCTGTTACTGCAGCTCCTCCAGCCCAGCCTCTTGCCAAG AAAAAAGGTGTAAAGCGGAAAGCAGATACTACCACCCCTACACCTACAGCCATCCTGGCTCCTGGTTCTCCAGCTAGCCCTCCTGGGAGTCTTGAGCCTAAAGCAGCACGGCTTCCCCCTATGCGTAGAGAGAGTGGTCGCCCCATCAAGCCCCCACGCAAAGACTTGCCTGACTCTCAGCAACAACACCAGAGCTCTAAGAAAGGAAAGCTTTCAGAACAATTAAAACATTGCAATGGCATTTTGAAGGAGTTACTCTCTAAGAAGCATGCTGCCTATGCTTGGCCTTTCTATAAACCAGTGGATGCTTCTGCACTTGGCCTGCATGACTACCATGACATCATTAAGCACCCCATGGACCTCAGCACTGTCAAG CGGAAGATGGAGAACCGTGATTACCGGGATGCACAGGAGTTTGCTGCTGATGTACGGCTTATGTTCTCCAACTGCTATAAGTACAATCCCCCAGATCACGATGTTGTGGCAATGGCACGAAAGCTTCAG GATGTATTTGAGTTCCGTTATGCCAAGATGCCAGATGAACCACTGGAACCAGGGCCTTTACCAGTCTCTACTGCCATGCCCCCTGGCTTGGCCAAATCATCTTCAGAGTCCTCCAGTGAGGAAAGTAGCAGTGAGAGCTCctctgaggaagaggaggaggaagatgaggacgacgaggaggaagaagaagagagtgAAAGCTCAGACTCAGAGGAAGAAAGGGCTCATCGGTTAGCAGAACTACAGGAACAG CTTCGGGCAGTGCACGAACAACTGGCTGCTCTGTCCCAGGGTCCAATATCTAAGcccaagaggaaaagagagaaaaaagagaaaaagaagaaacggAAGGCAGAGAAGCATCGAGGCCGAGCTGGGGCCGATGAAGATGACAAGGGGCCTCGGGCaccccgcccacctcagcccaaGAAGTCCAAGAAAGCAAGTGGCAGTGGGGGTGGCAGTGCTGCTTTAGGCCCTTCTGGCTTTGGACCTTCTGGAGGAAGTGGCACCAA GCTCCCCAAAAAGGCCACAAAGACAGCCCCACCTGCCCTGCCTACAGGTTATGattcagaggaggaggaagagagcaggCCCATGAGTTACGATGAGAAGCGGCAGCTGAGCCTGGACATCAACAAATTACCTGGGGAGAAGCTGGGCCGAGTTGTGCATATAATCCAAGCCAGGGAGCCCTCTTTACGTGATTCAAACCCAGAAGAGATTGAGATTGATTTTGAAACACTCAAGCCATCCACACTTAGAGAGCTTGAGCGCTATGTCCTTTCCTGCCTGCGTAAGAAACCCCGGAAGCCCTACA CCATTAAGAAGCCTGTGGGAAAGACAAAGGAGGAACTAGCTTTGGAGAAAAAGCGGGAATTAGAAAAGCGGTTACAAGATGTCAGCGGACAGCTCAATTCCACTAAAAAGCCCCCCAAGAAAG TGAATGAGAAAACAGAGTCATCCTCTGCACAGCAAGTAGCAGTGTCACGCCTTAGCGCTTCCAGCTCCAGCTCAGATTCCAGCTCCTCCTCTTCATCGTCGTCCTCTTCAGACACCAGTGATTCAGACTCAGGCTAA